The Synergistaceae bacterium genome includes a window with the following:
- a CDS encoding aminopeptidase P family protein: MNTDIITSRTDKLRALMSAQNLDAFVLLVEERANSESCHYISGFRGSSAALIITPSASTLITDGRYTTQAKSQTPFTVIIQSELSLPAFIAKAVSESDFVRVGFEAEKISHATFTKHFAPAKAEWLDASDMIPSLRRTKDAHEVELIRRAGRIGRDALGAVMRETHAGMTEAEFGSKLMQEIKRRGAEKGWAHDDFIVASGTRSAMCHALATEKQFAEGETVTVDYGAMVEGYMSDITRNFAIGRIDDKAREINAVLLRAHREAASALRPGIAGKDVDAVARKVIADAGYGENFVHGLGHGLGLEVHEAPRLSKTSKDVLKAGDVVTIEPGIYIEGWGGLRIEDDYLITEDGAECLTVRDNQSIEYV, from the coding sequence ATGAACACTGACATCATAACATCCCGCACCGACAAACTCCGCGCCTTAATGTCCGCCCAAAACCTCGACGCATTCGTCCTGCTCGTCGAAGAGCGCGCGAACTCCGAGAGCTGCCACTACATTTCGGGCTTCAGGGGCTCTTCCGCCGCACTGATCATCACCCCTTCCGCCTCTACCCTAATCACCGACGGACGCTACACGACGCAGGCCAAGTCCCAGACACCTTTCACCGTCATCATACAGTCAGAACTCTCGCTGCCAGCCTTCATCGCTAAGGCGGTGAGTGAATCAGACTTTGTGCGCGTCGGCTTTGAGGCGGAGAAAATCTCTCACGCTACATTCACGAAGCACTTTGCACCAGCAAAAGCAGAATGGCTCGACGCGTCGGACATGATACCCTCTCTCAGGCGTACTAAGGATGCTCACGAGGTGGAACTTATCCGCCGGGCAGGACGCATAGGACGTGATGCACTCGGAGCAGTTATGAGGGAAACTCACGCGGGAATGACAGAAGCAGAGTTCGGCTCGAAGCTGATGCAGGAGATCAAGCGTAGGGGTGCGGAGAAGGGCTGGGCACATGATGATTTCATCGTTGCTTCAGGAACACGCTCGGCAATGTGCCACGCTCTGGCAACCGAGAAACAATTTGCGGAGGGCGAGACTGTTACGGTGGATTACGGCGCGATGGTTGAAGGCTACATGAGCGACATTACCCGCAACTTCGCGATCGGACGGATAGACGACAAAGCACGTGAGATTAACGCGGTTCTTCTTCGTGCGCACAGAGAGGCTGCTTCTGCCCTCAGGCCCGGAATAGCTGGGAAGGACGTTGACGCTGTTGCGCGGAAAGTTATTGCTGATGCAGGTTACGGAGAAAATTTCGTGCACGGTCTCGGGCACGGCTTGGGGCTCGAAGTTCACGAAGCTCCGAGACTCTCGAAGACCTCGAAGGATGTCCTCAAGGCCGGCGACGTTGTTACCATTGAGCCGGGAATCTACATTGAGGGCTGGGGAGGACTCCGAATCGAGGACGACTACCTTATCACAGAGGACGGGGCTGAATGCCTGACAGTAAGAGATAACCAAAGCATAGAATACGTGTAA
- the lysS gene encoding lysine--tRNA ligase, producing the protein MPEEILQSDFSSEDSEIVRQRKDKLLRLRSEEGYDPYVNETWDRQDTLESIRERFEHLQPEEEVPDVTVRTAGRVMTIRRQGKATFADLADETSRMQLYFQLNNVGEKEYDFLKKWVDSGDWIGVVGHPCRTKRGELTVMVTEYRLLSKAIRPLPEKWHGLTDTEIRYRKRYMDLIANPEVREVFRKRSKIISSFRETLESHGTLEVETPILSVLAGGANARPFKTFHNALSVDMYMRIAVELYLKRLVVGMMGRVYEIGRNFRNEGIDTMHNPEFTMMEVYWPYANYVDMMNLAEELIRNAAKAIGTLDIEWNGTKLDLSKPFKRITMREAVKEFAGVDFDAITSDEEARAIAREKGLGGEMTGHESKFAVLNLMFEAFGEEKLIEPTFLLGHPTEISPLSKRDPENPDYTHRFELFMFGKEVANAFSELNDPLDQRERFEDQARKKAEGDDEAHVFDEDFINAIEAGLPPTGGMGIGMDRIVMFLTGARSIRDVILFPAMKPKA; encoded by the coding sequence ATGCCAGAAGAAATTTTGCAGAGCGACTTCTCCTCAGAAGACAGCGAAATAGTCCGCCAGCGCAAGGACAAACTCCTTCGTCTCCGCAGTGAAGAAGGTTACGACCCCTACGTCAACGAGACATGGGACAGGCAGGACACCCTCGAGTCCATCCGCGAGCGTTTCGAGCACCTCCAGCCTGAAGAGGAAGTCCCAGATGTTACCGTGCGGACGGCAGGGCGCGTAATGACTATCCGCCGTCAGGGCAAAGCTACCTTCGCTGACTTGGCCGACGAGACATCGAGGATGCAGCTCTACTTCCAGCTGAACAACGTCGGCGAGAAAGAATATGACTTCCTCAAGAAGTGGGTAGATTCCGGCGACTGGATCGGCGTTGTCGGCCACCCCTGCAGGACAAAGCGCGGAGAACTCACCGTAATGGTTACCGAGTACCGCCTCCTCAGCAAGGCAATCCGTCCCCTCCCCGAAAAGTGGCACGGCCTCACTGACACAGAGATACGTTACCGCAAGAGGTACATGGATCTCATCGCCAACCCCGAAGTTCGCGAGGTCTTCCGCAAACGCTCAAAGATTATCTCGTCGTTCAGAGAGACGCTGGAGTCTCACGGCACGCTTGAGGTTGAGACACCGATACTCTCAGTGCTCGCGGGAGGAGCAAACGCACGCCCCTTCAAGACGTTCCACAATGCGCTGAGCGTCGACATGTACATGAGGATAGCCGTAGAACTGTACCTGAAGAGGTTAGTTGTCGGAATGATGGGCAGAGTTTACGAGATAGGCCGCAACTTCAGGAATGAAGGCATCGACACAATGCACAACCCTGAGTTCACGATGATGGAGGTCTACTGGCCTTACGCAAACTACGTCGACATGATGAACCTCGCCGAAGAACTCATACGCAACGCCGCGAAAGCTATCGGCACACTCGACATTGAGTGGAACGGCACGAAGCTCGACCTCTCCAAACCCTTCAAGAGGATAACGATGCGCGAAGCAGTGAAGGAGTTTGCTGGTGTGGACTTCGACGCAATAACCAGCGATGAAGAGGCAAGAGCTATCGCTAGGGAGAAGGGGCTCGGAGGAGAGATGACCGGGCACGAGAGCAAATTTGCCGTGCTTAACCTTATGTTCGAGGCATTCGGTGAAGAGAAGCTCATAGAGCCCACGTTCCTGCTCGGACACCCGACGGAAATTTCTCCGCTGTCAAAGAGAGACCCCGAGAACCCCGATTACACTCACCGCTTCGAGCTGTTCATGTTCGGCAAGGAAGTAGCTAACGCATTCAGCGAGCTCAATGACCCGTTAGACCAGCGCGAGAGGTTTGAGGATCAGGCGCGCAAGAAGGCAGAGGGCGACGATGAAGCTCACGTGTTCGACGAGGACTTCATCAACGCGATTGAGGCGGGACTTCCACCGACGGGCGGAATGGGCATCGGCATGGACAGAATCGTGATGTTCCTGACCGGCGCAAGGTCAATCCGCGACGTTATTCTTTTCCCTGCAATGAAGCCCAAAGCATAA
- a CDS encoding DUF262 domain-containing protein, with product MATAIKQSSHDEVLTELLHDIHEGKIQLPEFQRGWVWDDLRIRKLIASISQGYPMGVITLMRHDSSALKFGHRPLNGAERKGQSLDYLILDGQQRLTSVYCAAYSGNPTVLQEDDGKDTGRYYYININKWLAADDDRVEAIFSVPKDRKLKTNFNRDVQLDLSTSELEYEHEMFPLSLAFNSKGQVKWGDGYKKYHHYSEEFIEKYNRFIEEVIDPMTSYKLPVIRIEEATPEAVCKVFEYINTGGIILTVFELLTASFAAKEFNLRADWERCKKLIRGKNTDILDGVDEVSFMTAVTLYSTYTSSEATACKRKDILLLELEDYKRSRDALLKGYEMARKFLFNHGVFRLRDLPYPAQVIPLSVICAVIDTHTFNTPEAAKIMENWFWCGIFGEDYSDTNYVNDVEDVLDLIRGRPSQNRTVNAAFFQPERLLTLRTRQSAAYKGVMALLYCAGCKDIVSGTGMNVVKSMEDEPDIHHIFPRAYCEDRGIPREEYNSVINKTPLLAASNRMIGGAAPSVYAAKIMKKASIDRAELRERLGTNLIDYDAFMADDFEAFFAARMRSLLKLIEKAMGKPTAE from the coding sequence ATGGCAACAGCAATAAAACAGTCATCACATGACGAAGTACTAACGGAACTCCTGCATGATATTCACGAAGGCAAAATACAGCTCCCGGAGTTTCAGAGAGGTTGGGTATGGGATGACTTGAGAATACGCAAACTCATTGCCAGCATCTCGCAGGGTTACCCTATGGGAGTAATAACGCTTATGAGGCACGATTCTTCTGCACTGAAATTCGGACATCGTCCGCTCAACGGCGCAGAACGTAAGGGGCAATCTCTTGACTACCTGATACTTGACGGACAGCAGAGGCTTACATCAGTATACTGTGCGGCATATTCGGGCAATCCGACAGTCCTTCAGGAAGACGACGGCAAAGACACAGGACGATACTATTACATCAACATAAACAAGTGGCTTGCAGCTGACGATGACCGCGTTGAGGCAATATTTTCTGTTCCGAAAGACCGCAAGCTCAAAACTAATTTCAACAGGGACGTACAGCTTGATTTGTCAACAAGCGAACTCGAGTATGAGCATGAGATGTTCCCGCTGAGCTTGGCCTTCAACAGCAAAGGACAAGTCAAATGGGGAGACGGCTACAAGAAGTATCACCATTACTCAGAAGAATTTATCGAGAAATACAACCGCTTCATCGAAGAAGTGATAGACCCCATGACCAGCTACAAGCTCCCTGTGATCAGGATTGAGGAAGCCACGCCAGAAGCTGTCTGCAAAGTCTTCGAGTACATAAATACCGGCGGAATAATTCTAACAGTATTCGAGCTGCTCACTGCCTCGTTTGCGGCTAAAGAGTTCAATCTAAGAGCTGACTGGGAAAGATGCAAGAAGTTGATTCGCGGGAAAAACACGGACATTCTAGACGGCGTGGATGAAGTATCGTTCATGACAGCAGTAACCCTATACTCCACTTACACTAGCAGCGAAGCCACCGCATGCAAGAGAAAAGACATCCTGTTACTGGAACTTGAGGACTACAAGCGCAGCAGGGATGCATTGCTTAAAGGCTACGAAATGGCAAGAAAATTTCTGTTCAATCACGGCGTGTTTCGTCTTAGAGACCTCCCGTATCCCGCTCAAGTTATCCCGCTCTCGGTTATATGTGCTGTTATTGATACGCATACGTTCAACACTCCAGAGGCAGCAAAGATTATGGAGAACTGGTTTTGGTGCGGAATATTCGGTGAAGATTACAGCGACACAAATTATGTGAATGATGTTGAGGACGTGCTCGATTTAATTCGCGGCAGGCCGAGCCAGAACCGTACAGTCAACGCCGCATTCTTTCAGCCGGAGAGGCTTCTGACTCTCAGAACCAGACAGAGCGCGGCCTATAAAGGTGTGATGGCTCTGCTGTACTGTGCAGGATGCAAGGATATCGTCAGCGGTACAGGCATGAATGTCGTGAAGAGCATGGAGGACGAGCCGGACATTCATCATATTTTCCCAAGAGCATACTGTGAGGATAGGGGCATACCTAGAGAAGAATATAACTCGGTCATAAACAAGACTCCGCTTCTTGCTGCCTCGAACAGGATGATAGGCGGTGCAGCTCCCAGCGTCTACGCTGCCAAGATCATGAAGAAAGCCTCCATAGACAGAGCAGAACTTCGGGAACGTTTAGGAACTAACCTGATTGACTATGATGCGTTCATGGCTGATGACTTCGAAGCATTTTTTGCTGCCAGAATGCGCAGTCTTCTCAAGCTGATTGAGAAAGCTATGGGCAAGCCGACAGCTGAATAA
- the ligA gene encoding NAD-dependent DNA ligase LigA, whose amino-acid sequence MNIFEARMNDLYALIEHHAELYYDRDAPEIPDSEYDALVRELSGLEHDYPQFMRKDFLTHRAGGHVSTLFSPVKHDTPMLSLDNVFAPEELAGFFSRVSPSLTGFVCEMKIDGLAVSLVYEDGEFVRGATRGDGTTGEDVTENLRVIEAVPKTLKDAPAGRVEVRGEVFMSRERFSAINSRTDKPFANPRNAAAGTLRQKNAQVVAERGLDLFLYYLVDAERLGVTRQSTALEWMSAHGLPVQEAFRYCKNMEEVKAFVEEWHEKRHSLGYITDGVVVKLDDLTAWPEIGATSHAPRWAVAYKYPPEEARTRVLSITVSVGRTGVLTPVAVLEPVRVAGTMVQRATLHNADEIARKDIRVGDVVTVRKAAEIIPEVVSVDVATRTGGEQPFTMPSRCPACGSEVIRLQGEAASRCPNRSSCPAQLKEALIYFASRDAMNIKGLGKVLADKLIDSGKVRCLSDIYTLTQEDWMSFDKIGTKSAENILAQLEASKSRPLVNLVTALGIPGTGKNTASLLVEHFGTLDALMNASQEEIACVEGVGPVIAEAVYDFFRNSGNIKVIEDFRAMGFTMESESPAKRNVLTGKIFVFTGTLSSMTREEAGERVKALGGKVSGSVSRKTSCVIAGEDTGSKLKKAEELGIMILSEQEFLEMITA is encoded by the coding sequence ATGAATATCTTTGAAGCCCGCATGAATGACCTCTACGCACTGATAGAGCATCATGCGGAGCTCTATTACGACCGCGACGCTCCCGAAATTCCCGACTCCGAATATGACGCTCTTGTGCGTGAACTTTCCGGCCTCGAGCACGATTACCCGCAGTTCATGCGCAAGGACTTCCTCACGCACAGGGCAGGCGGACACGTCAGCACGCTCTTTTCCCCCGTGAAACACGACACGCCGATGCTCTCGCTGGACAACGTTTTTGCTCCTGAAGAGCTGGCGGGGTTCTTCTCGAGGGTAAGCCCCTCACTCACAGGTTTTGTGTGCGAGATGAAGATTGACGGGCTGGCGGTGTCGCTGGTGTACGAGGACGGGGAGTTTGTTCGCGGCGCAACCAGAGGCGACGGGACTACAGGCGAGGATGTTACGGAGAACCTGCGGGTGATTGAGGCAGTCCCAAAGACGCTCAAGGATGCTCCGGCGGGACGTGTTGAGGTTCGCGGAGAAGTCTTCATGTCGCGTGAACGTTTCAGCGCAATAAATTCACGAACGGACAAGCCTTTTGCGAATCCACGCAACGCCGCCGCAGGAACTCTCCGCCAGAAGAACGCTCAGGTCGTCGCTGAACGCGGGCTCGACTTGTTCCTGTACTACCTCGTTGACGCAGAAAGGCTCGGAGTTACGCGGCAGAGCACGGCTCTCGAATGGATGTCTGCTCACGGCCTGCCGGTTCAGGAAGCCTTCAGGTACTGCAAGAACATGGAGGAGGTTAAAGCGTTCGTAGAAGAGTGGCATGAGAAGCGGCACTCTCTGGGCTACATCACCGACGGAGTTGTGGTGAAGCTCGATGATCTCACAGCTTGGCCGGAAATCGGCGCAACGTCTCACGCTCCGCGCTGGGCTGTGGCGTACAAGTACCCGCCGGAAGAAGCCAGAACGCGCGTCCTCAGCATCACTGTTTCCGTCGGCCGGACAGGAGTGCTAACGCCTGTAGCCGTGCTCGAGCCCGTCAGGGTTGCGGGAACGATGGTTCAGCGGGCGACGCTACACAATGCCGACGAGATAGCGCGCAAAGATATTCGCGTCGGAGATGTCGTTACGGTGAGAAAGGCGGCAGAGATAATCCCCGAAGTCGTGAGTGTTGATGTTGCCACAAGAACAGGAGGGGAACAGCCTTTCACGATGCCTTCACGGTGTCCGGCATGCGGCTCGGAAGTCATACGGCTTCAGGGAGAAGCTGCCAGCAGATGCCCTAACCGTTCGTCGTGCCCTGCACAGCTCAAGGAAGCACTGATCTACTTTGCTTCGCGCGACGCAATGAACATCAAGGGGCTCGGCAAGGTCTTGGCCGACAAGCTCATTGACTCGGGGAAAGTTAGGTGCTTAAGCGACATTTATACCTTAACGCAGGAAGACTGGATGTCGTTCGACAAGATAGGCACGAAGTCAGCAGAGAACATCCTCGCACAGCTCGAGGCCTCAAAGTCCCGCCCTCTGGTGAATCTTGTTACGGCACTCGGGATTCCCGGCACTGGCAAGAACACAGCCTCACTCCTCGTTGAACACTTCGGGACTCTCGACGCTCTGATGAACGCCTCGCAGGAAGAGATAGCCTGCGTTGAGGGTGTCGGGCCGGTGATTGCTGAGGCAGTGTATGACTTCTTCAGGAACAGCGGCAACATCAAGGTGATAGAGGATTTCCGCGCGATGGGCTTCACGATGGAGAGCGAAAGTCCGGCCAAGAGGAACGTTCTCACGGGAAAAATTTTCGTGTTCACTGGTACGTTGTCGTCAATGACGCGCGAGGAAGCAGGAGAACGCGTGAAGGCACTCGGCGGGAAGGTCTCGGGGAGCGTGAGCAGGAAGACTAGCTGTGTTATTGCGGGGGAAGATACGGGCTCGAAGCTGAAGAAAGCAGAGGAGCTCGGGATAATGATTCTGAGTGAGCAGGAATTTCTGGAGATGATTACGGCATGA
- a CDS encoding peptidylprolyl isomerase, whose protein sequence is MRKTIDGLTVSDDEARKFYDDNLQLFTQGERVHARHILVSDDETLAKVQEALKAGTSFDAVAKEYSIDPGSAQNGGDLGEFPKGVMVKEFEEAAFALKTPGEVSEPVKTQFGWHIIKLEEHIPESPAPFEQVKPRILQDLRDQKTQQVLTDRSKELEKVYKVERF, encoded by the coding sequence ATGAGGAAGACGATTGACGGTCTGACTGTGAGCGACGACGAGGCACGGAAGTTCTACGACGACAACCTTCAGCTGTTCACGCAGGGAGAGAGGGTTCACGCGCGGCATATTCTGGTGAGCGATGATGAGACTCTCGCGAAAGTTCAGGAGGCACTGAAGGCGGGGACATCGTTTGACGCGGTGGCTAAGGAGTACTCGATTGACCCGGGCAGTGCACAGAACGGCGGAGATCTCGGAGAGTTTCCGAAGGGCGTGATGGTCAAGGAGTTCGAGGAAGCTGCGTTTGCGCTGAAGACTCCGGGCGAAGTGTCCGAGCCGGTGAAGACGCAGTTCGGGTGGCACATCATCAAGCTGGAGGAGCATATTCCTGAATCGCCCGCACCGTTTGAGCAGGTGAAGCCGAGAATCCTGCAGGACCTGAGAGACCAGAAGACGCAACAGGTACTTACGGACAGGTCGAAGGAGCTCGAGAAAGTCTACAAGGTTGAACGCTTCTAG
- the lptB gene encoding LPS export ABC transporter ATP-binding protein has protein sequence MSGLTAADLRKSYSGRLVVGGVSISVNPGEVVGLLGPNGAGKTTSFYMIVGLIRPDSGTVTIDGEEITHLPIYARARKGIGYLPQEASVFRNLTVRENINLVWEETGKRKQAKTLTDELLEQFKITHIAETKGYALSGGERRRVEIARALTMKPKFILLDEPFSGIDPIAVADIQSMIHELKAKGYGVLITDHNVRETLSITDRTYLIHDGKIFLAGSPEEVAGNELAKKFYLGEHFEF, from the coding sequence GTGAGCGGCCTCACAGCAGCTGACCTCCGCAAGAGTTATTCAGGCCGTCTTGTTGTCGGAGGAGTCAGCATCAGCGTCAACCCCGGCGAAGTTGTCGGACTTCTCGGCCCGAACGGCGCGGGAAAAACTACGTCGTTCTACATGATCGTGGGGCTGATACGTCCTGATTCGGGGACAGTAACGATTGACGGCGAAGAGATTACCCACCTGCCAATCTACGCGCGGGCACGCAAAGGCATCGGCTACCTCCCGCAGGAAGCATCCGTATTCAGGAATCTTACTGTGCGCGAGAACATCAATCTTGTGTGGGAAGAGACCGGCAAACGCAAGCAGGCCAAGACTCTCACCGACGAACTTCTTGAACAGTTCAAGATTACGCACATTGCCGAGACGAAGGGCTACGCACTCTCCGGCGGCGAAAGAAGGCGCGTAGAGATTGCGCGGGCACTGACGATGAAACCGAAGTTCATTCTGCTTGACGAACCTTTCAGCGGAATTGACCCGATAGCTGTCGCGGACATCCAGAGCATGATTCACGAGCTTAAGGCGAAAGGCTACGGCGTGCTGATAACTGACCACAACGTCAGGGAAACGCTCTCAATCACGGACAGGACGTACCTTATTCATGATGGAAAGATATTCCTTGCGGGTTCGCCCGAAGAAGTTGCGGGCAATGAACTGGCCAAGAAATTCTATCTCGGAGAACATTTCGAGTTTTAA
- a CDS encoding CPBP family intramembrane metalloprotease gives MGIIIGLAVATFMLYFPYEWCKRRGEDERDYGLKWFMTRESWRDVVVAIAITLIPLTIISLYLWPYEWGGRGLKHPSLWTALDQLGGGVAAAFIEETFYRGWMQTLLTRKLGVVLGVLIATGAFALSHLVVLTGWLRVATFFPGLVMAVLRIRGGSVMPSIIYHALCNVWAVWLAPVP, from the coding sequence ATGGGGATAATCATCGGGCTTGCTGTCGCTACGTTCATGCTCTACTTCCCTTACGAGTGGTGCAAGAGGCGAGGGGAAGATGAGCGTGATTACGGCCTGAAGTGGTTCATGACGCGGGAGTCATGGCGTGATGTCGTTGTTGCCATCGCGATAACTCTCATCCCTCTGACGATAATCTCTCTGTACCTGTGGCCGTACGAATGGGGCGGAAGAGGCTTGAAGCATCCGTCATTGTGGACTGCGCTGGATCAGCTCGGCGGAGGAGTAGCGGCGGCGTTCATCGAGGAGACGTTCTATCGCGGGTGGATGCAGACGCTGCTGACAAGGAAGCTCGGGGTCGTATTGGGCGTGCTGATTGCTACGGGAGCTTTCGCGCTGAGTCATCTTGTCGTGCTGACTGGATGGCTGAGGGTTGCGACGTTCTTTCCGGGACTCGTTATGGCGGTGCTGAGAATCAGGGGAGGCTCGGTTATGCCGTCAATAATCTATCACGCGCTCTGCAACGTCTGGGCTGTGTGGTTAGCTCCCGTGCCATGA
- the rlmD gene encoding 23S rRNA (uracil(1939)-C(5))-methyltransferase RlmD, which produces MMERYSLRVRPKKLRAMNWPRNSISENISSFKECIDIDNTSGTITLEVSGLSSDGAGISRTNRGIVFVQGALPGETVRAAVVSRKKDFAIADTVEVLTPSAGRVKPKCKYFGRCGGCQLQHADYGTQLTLKAGIVRDAMTRLGGFTVGAVECEASPEEWGYRNKAAFPVQNIRGKICTGFYRAGTHRLEFIRQCPVNAKRLNEMYGKILDGLEASRYPFDGYDERTGMGKLRHIIARTGINTGESLLSFVINGKLSAKSVKALASLGSMARPSTLTMNHNSKPGNVILGTYTENLTGSGLISEILGKYRLGFDTASFFQVNTGQAERLFTYASAQVHGSRNILELYSGTGSMTCYLAENAESVVSVEEWRGAVRMASRNLQANGFTNVETLCGRSEDVIGDLQGTYDAIVLDPPRDGCNRAVLDAVNRLGAKRIVYVSCNPATLARDCKILVGYGYMPESLRAFDMFPQTAHVESVAVMTK; this is translated from the coding sequence ATGATGGAAAGATATTCCTTGCGGGTTCGCCCGAAGAAGTTGCGGGCAATGAACTGGCCAAGAAATTCTATCTCGGAGAACATTTCGAGTTTTAAGGAGTGCATAGACATAGATAACACGAGCGGAACGATAACGCTGGAAGTTTCAGGACTCTCCAGCGACGGAGCAGGAATATCCCGCACGAACAGAGGGATAGTGTTTGTTCAGGGAGCATTGCCCGGCGAGACGGTGAGGGCAGCAGTTGTGTCGAGGAAGAAGGATTTTGCCATAGCCGACACTGTCGAAGTTCTCACGCCTTCTGCGGGAAGGGTGAAGCCTAAGTGCAAGTATTTCGGCAGGTGCGGGGGCTGCCAGCTTCAGCACGCGGATTACGGAACGCAGCTCACCTTGAAGGCAGGAATCGTCCGGGACGCAATGACACGGCTCGGAGGCTTCACGGTCGGAGCAGTCGAGTGCGAGGCTTCTCCTGAAGAGTGGGGTTACAGGAACAAGGCTGCGTTTCCCGTCCAGAACATCAGGGGGAAAATCTGTACCGGCTTCTACCGCGCAGGAACTCACCGGCTGGAGTTCATCCGGCAGTGTCCCGTGAACGCAAAGCGGCTCAACGAGATGTACGGCAAGATTCTCGACGGCCTCGAGGCTAGCCGTTACCCCTTCGACGGCTACGACGAGCGCACCGGCATGGGCAAGCTCCGGCACATCATCGCGCGGACTGGAATTAACACGGGCGAGTCTCTGCTGTCGTTCGTCATCAACGGCAAGCTGTCGGCCAAGAGCGTGAAGGCTCTCGCGTCTCTGGGCAGCATGGCGCGTCCGAGCACCCTCACGATGAACCACAACTCCAAGCCCGGCAACGTTATTCTTGGCACATACACCGAGAACCTGACAGGCTCGGGGTTAATCTCGGAGATTCTGGGGAAGTACCGTCTTGGGTTCGACACAGCGTCGTTCTTTCAGGTGAACACCGGGCAGGCGGAGAGGCTGTTCACGTACGCATCAGCGCAGGTTCACGGTTCAAGAAACATCCTCGAACTCTACAGCGGGACGGGCTCAATGACGTGCTATCTGGCGGAGAACGCCGAGAGTGTAGTTAGCGTTGAGGAGTGGCGCGGGGCAGTGAGGATGGCTTCACGGAACCTTCAGGCTAACGGTTTCACGAACGTTGAGACGCTGTGCGGGAGGTCTGAGGACGTTATCGGGGACTTGCAGGGCACGTATGATGCGATTGTGCTTGACCCTCCGCGCGACGGGTGCAACAGGGCGGTTCTCGACGCGGTGAACAGGCTAGGCGCGAAGAGGATAGTTTACGTTTCGTGCAACCCTGCGACGCTGGCTAGAGACTGCAAGATTCTTGTGGGTTACGGTTATATGCCGGAGAGCTTGAGGGCGTTCGACATGTTCCCGCAGACGGCACACGTTGAGAGCGTTGCTGTAATGACGAAGTAA